In Candidatus Methylomirabilota bacterium, the sequence GTACCCCGTAGAGGATGTTGGAGCGAACGGTGAGCCAGGGAAATAGCGCGAAGTCCTGAAACACCACGCCACGGTTAAGCCCCGGCCCGGTAAGCGGTGTGCCGTCCAGGCTGATCTCCCCCGCTGTTTTGGAATAGAGGCCGGCCAATATCATCAGCAGGGTCGATTTGCCGCAGCCGCTTGGACCTATAACACAGACAAATTCTCCTTCTTTTATTTCCAGGTCCACGCGCTCAATGGCGTGAATGGTACGGCTGTGCCCGAATCCTTCGTTCACCACGAAGGATTTCTGAAGTCCACGAATCGACAGCTTGGCAGACATGATATTAGTCCACAGGTATCGGCCCAAAAGGGTATTGCACCATGCAACAGGGAAGAGAAAATATCCGAGAACGGGCCATGAGTCAATCCATGGAAAGCTCTATTGCGAAAAGTGTGGGTTAGCAGGAGCCGAGGGGGCCTGCCCCTCAGCGGGAGCCAATGGGTTCTGCTTGTCTGCTTCTCAGTGCCCTTCCACTTCGTGTCCTTCGTGGTGATATTCTCTTTCACTTTATCCTGCTTACTTTCAGGGAAGCCCCCAGATAGTTCAGCCTAGGGGGCAGGGGAATGCTAGACAATTTATCTTTGTTGAGATAGTAACTGACAGGGCAAGAATCAAAGGTGATCTCTTCGAAAGATTGTCCAAACTTCTAAAAGGATAACCAGGAATATGGCCGTCCAGGACAATATTAACCCAAAGCAAGGCGTAATCCTTCGGCTCAAGGTCATTCACAAACACTACGGCTCCCTTCATGTCCTCGACGGGATCTATATCGAACTACGTCAACAGGAGATCCTCACGGTCCTCGGTCCGAGCGGCTGCGGAAAGACAACCCTCCTGCGCATCGTGAACGGCTTGATCTCCTATGACCAGGGAGAAGTTTTGTTTAAGGGGGAGCAAGTCGTGAAGCCGCGCCCCGAGATGGCTATGGTTTTCCAAAACTTCGGTCTCTTCCCCTGGAAGCGGCTCCACCAGAACATCGGCTACGGTCTTCGCATCCAGCGCCGGTCCCCGGCGGAAATCGATAAGATCGTCGCTCACTACATCAACCTGGTAGGGCTGAACGGTTTCGAGGATAACTTTCCCGCAGAACTCTCTGGCGGCATGCAGCAACGCGCTGGACTGGCCCGGGCCCTTGCGGCCCAGCCCGAGTTGCTTTTGATGGATGAACCGTTCGGCGCCCTCGACGCCCTCACGCGCGAGCAGCTCCAGGACGAGCTTCTCAAAATCAACGAGGCCGAGCCCAAGACGATGATCTTCATTACTCACAGCATCGACGAAGCCCTTCTTCTGGGCGACCGAGTCGTGCTCATAACCCCTCGCCCGGGCCGGATTCGCTTGCAGCTGGAAACCGGCTTCGGTAGGGGGCGCAATCTAGAGGCAATTCGTGGCAGCGTCCACTTTCAGGCGCTGCGCCACTACCTATGGGAGGCGCTGCGAAACCCGAACGCAGAGCCCGGGCCAATCCCTCAGTTTTCCGGGAACTTGGAGGGCCCCAACAGTGACGACCTACGTGCAATCCGCAAATGAGGCGCAAGATATATCGGTAAGGTCTCCGCTGGTGTGGATCCTGGAGCCCAGAGTCTATGTACGCCTGATCTCTTTTGTGGCGGTCATCGGCTCCTGGGAAGCCCTTGGTCTGACGGGAAATATATCCCCAGTGACCTTTAGCTACCCGAGCGCGATCATAAACGCCTTTGTCGAGCTCCTCCTAAGTGGAGAGATGACCTCGGCCGCCATCGAAAGCTTCCAGATCCTGGTCGCCGGCCTGGCAATCGCCATCCCCGCAGGTATCTTGATCGGCATTCTGATGGGCCGCTTCAAGACCTTTGAGTATGCGGTCGACACCTATGTCTTTGCCCTTTATGCCACGCCGGTGGTGGCGCTGGCCTTCCCGATCGCTATGGTCCTCGGTGTGGATTTCGTCGGCAAGACCACCATTGTGGTCTTCTTTGCCATCATGCCCGTCATCGTGAATGTCTACCACGGTGTGCGCAACATAGACCTCTCCCTCCTGGAGGTGACGCGCTCGTTCTGCTCGAGCGAGAGCCAGCGCTGGCGGGACCTCATCTTCCCCTCGGTGGTTCCCTATCTCGTCGCCGGCCTCGGCCTGGCCTGCGGTCGGGCCTTAGTGGGCATGGTAGTGGCGGAGTTTTTGATGAGCATCTCGGGGCTGGGCGCGCTGAGTCAGGACTACACCGGGGAGCTAGAACTTGACAAGGGTCTTGCCCCCGTGTTTCTCCTGATGATCGTGGGGATCATACTAACGAAGGCGGTGGCGGCTTGCGAACACAGGTTTGCCTCGTGGCGGGTCCGGGCGGAATCCTAGAACTGCGGCTCAAAGGACATGATGGATGTTGACAGCCACCTCCAATGGAAATAAAGGAGAAATGATGGATCGAATAACAGAGAGAAAGGAGAAGACGATGAACCGAATGTTGAAATGTTTGGCTGCAATCGCTGTGCTGGGTGCGGTCTTTTTGCTAGGGCCTAACCTGGCTATAGCGGCCGACAAAATTGTTTTAGGGATGCCCGTGAAACCACCACCGTTGGTTCACATTCCGGTCTACTACGCGATCGACAACGGTATCTTCAA encodes:
- a CDS encoding ATP-binding cassette domain-containing protein, with protein sequence MSAKLSIRGLQKSFVVNEGFGHSRTIHAIERVDLEIKEGEFVCVIGPSGCGKSTLLMILAGLYSKTAGEISLDGTPLTGPGLNRGVVFQDFALFPWLTVRSNILYGV
- a CDS encoding ABC transporter ATP-binding protein, with the translated sequence MAVQDNINPKQGVILRLKVIHKHYGSLHVLDGIYIELRQQEILTVLGPSGCGKTTLLRIVNGLISYDQGEVLFKGEQVVKPRPEMAMVFQNFGLFPWKRLHQNIGYGLRIQRRSPAEIDKIVAHYINLVGLNGFEDNFPAELSGGMQQRAGLARALAAQPELLLMDEPFGALDALTREQLQDELLKINEAEPKTMIFITHSIDEALLLGDRVVLITPRPGRIRLQLETGFGRGRNLEAIRGSVHFQALRHYLWEALRNPNAEPGPIPQFSGNLEGPNSDDLRAIRK
- a CDS encoding ABC transporter permease, giving the protein MTTYVQSANEAQDISVRSPLVWILEPRVYVRLISFVAVIGSWEALGLTGNISPVTFSYPSAIINAFVELLLSGEMTSAAIESFQILVAGLAIAIPAGILIGILMGRFKTFEYAVDTYVFALYATPVVALAFPIAMVLGVDFVGKTTIVVFFAIMPVIVNVYHGVRNIDLSLLEVTRSFCSSESQRWRDLIFPSVVPYLVAGLGLACGRALVGMVVAEFLMSISGLGALSQDYTGELELDKGLAPVFLLMIVGIILTKAVAACEHRFASWRVRAES